One Cedecea neteri DNA segment encodes these proteins:
- the aroE gene encoding shikimate dehydrogenase, producing the protein METFTVFGNPIQHSKSPLIHRLFAEQLGIEHPYGRVLAPLDTFAETLEAFFNKGGRGANVTVPFKEQAFTRADELTERAALAGAVNTFKRLEDGRLLGDNTDGIGLLSDLERLKLIKPGDRILLVGAGGAARGVLLPLLSLDCAVTITNRTFAKAAELADLFSHTGSVNAVAMDQLEGHEFDLLINATSSGIGGEIPALPVSLLSHRVSCYDMFYQKGLTPFLSWATSYGVVHYADGLGMLVGQAAHAFMLWHGVMPDVAPVIEALKREMRT; encoded by the coding sequence ATGGAAACTTTCACCGTCTTTGGTAACCCTATTCAGCACAGCAAATCCCCTCTTATTCATCGCCTTTTCGCAGAACAATTGGGAATTGAACATCCTTATGGACGCGTACTTGCTCCGTTAGACACTTTTGCTGAAACACTTGAAGCCTTCTTCAATAAAGGAGGAAGGGGGGCCAACGTCACCGTACCTTTTAAAGAACAAGCTTTTACTCGAGCAGACGAGCTAACTGAGCGGGCGGCGCTTGCAGGTGCGGTCAATACGTTCAAGCGCCTGGAAGATGGACGTTTGCTTGGAGACAATACTGATGGTATTGGCTTGTTGAGCGATCTGGAACGTTTGAAGCTGATCAAACCCGGCGATCGTATTCTGCTGGTGGGGGCCGGCGGCGCAGCGCGTGGTGTACTGCTGCCCTTGTTATCATTAGATTGTGCGGTCACGATAACCAACCGTACGTTTGCCAAAGCAGCAGAACTGGCTGATTTATTCAGCCATACGGGAAGTGTTAACGCCGTGGCAATGGATCAGCTCGAAGGGCATGAATTCGATTTACTGATCAACGCCACGTCCAGCGGAATTGGCGGTGAGATCCCTGCGCTGCCGGTTTCTCTCCTTTCTCACCGCGTAAGCTGTTACGACATGTTTTACCAGAAAGGGCTGACGCCATTCTTGAGCTGGGCTACAAGCTACGGCGTAGTGCATTACGCTGATGGTCTTGGCATGCTGGTGGGGCAGGCTGCACACGCTTTTATGCTTTGGCATGGCGTGATGCCAGATGTTGCGCCAGTCATTGAGGCGTTGAAAAGAGAAATGAGGACGTGA
- a CDS encoding amino acid ABC transporter permease, with translation MTKVLTAHSARPAGSHPERIWRWMRKNLFSSWLNTLLTLFCLGLIWTLIPPLLDWAVFQANWVGETRADCTRGGACWVFIHDRFGQFMYGLYPHELRWRINLALIIGLLSVAAMFWKSLPHRGRYIAVWAVTYPILVWVLMYGGFLGLERVETRLWGGLTLTLIIASVGIAGALPLGIVLALGRRSRMPVVRILSIMFIEFWRGVPLITVLFMSSVMLPLFLPEGTTIDKLIRALVGVILFQSAYVAEVVRGGLQALPKGQYEAAESLALGYWKTQGLVILPQALKLVIPGLVNTIIALFKDTSLVIIIGLFDLFSSVQQATVDPAWLGMSTEGYVFAAIVYWIFCFSMSRYSQHLEKRFHTGRTPH, from the coding sequence ATGACTAAAGTTTTAACGGCGCACAGCGCCCGCCCGGCAGGTAGCCACCCGGAGCGAATCTGGCGCTGGATGCGTAAAAATCTCTTCTCCAGCTGGCTGAATACCCTGCTCACACTGTTTTGTCTTGGGCTGATATGGACACTTATCCCTCCGCTTCTCGACTGGGCTGTTTTTCAGGCGAACTGGGTAGGTGAGACAAGAGCCGACTGTACTCGGGGAGGGGCATGTTGGGTCTTTATCCACGACCGCTTCGGGCAGTTTATGTATGGACTTTACCCTCACGAATTGCGCTGGCGAATCAACCTTGCACTGATCATTGGGCTACTTTCCGTAGCCGCAATGTTCTGGAAGTCGCTTCCTCACCGTGGTCGCTATATCGCCGTCTGGGCCGTGACCTATCCGATTCTTGTTTGGGTGTTGATGTACGGTGGTTTCCTGGGACTGGAACGTGTGGAGACTCGTCTCTGGGGCGGATTAACGCTCACGCTGATCATTGCTTCTGTCGGCATCGCAGGCGCCCTACCGCTGGGTATTGTGTTGGCACTGGGCAGGCGCTCACGCATGCCGGTAGTGCGAATCCTCTCGATAATGTTTATCGAATTTTGGCGTGGCGTACCGCTTATCACGGTGCTGTTCATGTCTTCCGTGATGCTGCCGCTGTTTCTGCCGGAGGGCACCACCATCGATAAACTGATTCGGGCATTAGTTGGGGTGATTTTGTTCCAGTCAGCCTATGTGGCTGAGGTGGTTCGTGGCGGGCTGCAGGCTCTGCCCAAAGGGCAATATGAGGCCGCAGAGTCATTGGCGCTTGGCTACTGGAAAACGCAAGGGTTGGTGATTTTACCTCAGGCCCTGAAGTTGGTGATCCCAGGCCTGGTGAACACGATTATTGCGCTGTTTAAAGATACCAGTCTGGTGATCATCATCGGCCTGTTCGATCTGTTCAGTAGCGTTCAGCAAGCCACTGTCGATCCGGCCTGGCTGGGGATGTCGACAGAAGGCTATGTCTTTGCCGCTATCGTCTATTGGATTTTCTGTTTCAGTATGTCGCGCTACAGCCAGCACCTGGAAAAGCGCTTCCACACCGGCCGTACGCCGCACTAA
- a CDS encoding amino acid ABC transporter ATP-binding protein: protein MSKMTLQAADTMITLENVNKWYGQFHVLKDINLNVKQGERIVLCGPSGSGKSTTIRCINHLEEHQQGRIVVDGTELNDDLRNIEKVRTEVGMVFQHFNLFPHLTVLQNCTLAPIWVRKMPKKEAETLAMHYLERVRIAEHAHKFPGQISGGQQQRVAIARSLCMKPKIMLFDEPTSALDPEMVKEVLDTMIGLAESGMTMLCVTHEMGFARTVADRVIFMDRGEIVEQAPPEEFFAHPKSERTRAFLSQVIH from the coding sequence ATGAGTAAAATGACATTGCAGGCTGCCGATACGATGATCACGTTGGAAAATGTGAACAAATGGTACGGACAATTCCATGTTTTAAAAGATATTAATCTTAATGTGAAGCAAGGCGAGCGTATCGTACTGTGTGGGCCATCAGGCTCCGGGAAATCAACAACTATTCGCTGTATTAACCATCTTGAAGAGCATCAGCAGGGGCGTATTGTCGTTGACGGCACAGAGTTGAATGACGATCTCCGCAATATAGAAAAAGTACGTACCGAAGTCGGCATGGTCTTCCAGCACTTTAACCTGTTCCCACATTTAACGGTCCTGCAGAACTGCACCCTGGCTCCGATTTGGGTGCGTAAGATGCCCAAGAAAGAAGCCGAAACACTGGCGATGCATTATCTCGAACGAGTGCGAATCGCTGAACATGCGCATAAATTTCCGGGGCAAATATCCGGTGGCCAGCAGCAGCGTGTGGCCATTGCCCGCTCGCTATGCATGAAGCCTAAAATCATGCTCTTCGATGAACCAACGTCTGCGCTTGACCCAGAAATGGTGAAGGAAGTGCTGGATACCATGATTGGCCTGGCTGAATCCGGGATGACAATGCTGTGCGTGACTCACGAAATGGGGTTTGCGCGTACTGTTGCCGACAGGGTTATCTTTATGGATCGCGGAGAGATCGTAGAACAGGCACCGCCTGAGGAGTTTTTTGCCCATCCGAAATCGGAAAGAACGCGAGCTTTCTTGTCTCAGGTTATCCATTAA
- a CDS encoding gamma carbonic anhydrase family protein, translating into MSAVLRAFQKTFPQLDERVMVDPTSVVIGDVKLADDVSIWPLVAIRGDVNTVTIGARTNIQDGSVLHVTHKSSYKPEGNPLIVGEDVTVGHKVMLHGCTIGNRVLVGMGSILLDGVVVEDDVMIGAGSLVPQNKHLESGFLYLGSPVKQIRRLTEAELAGLTYSANNYVRWKDEYLAQDSQYHP; encoded by the coding sequence ATGTCTGCGGTACTGCGTGCTTTTCAAAAAACTTTCCCTCAACTCGATGAGCGAGTCATGGTTGATCCCACCAGCGTGGTCATTGGTGATGTAAAACTGGCGGATGATGTCAGTATCTGGCCGTTAGTTGCTATTCGCGGGGACGTAAACACCGTGACAATTGGAGCACGCACCAACATTCAGGATGGCAGCGTGCTTCATGTTACCCATAAGTCCTCTTACAAACCCGAAGGGAACCCGCTGATCGTTGGCGAAGATGTGACGGTAGGCCATAAGGTAATGCTGCACGGCTGCACGATCGGCAATCGCGTCTTAGTCGGAATGGGGTCGATCCTATTAGATGGAGTAGTAGTAGAAGATGATGTGATGATTGGTGCTGGTAGCCTGGTCCCCCAGAACAAGCACCTGGAAAGCGGCTTTCTCTATTTAGGCAGCCCGGTGAAACAGATTCGCCGCCTGACTGAAGCGGAGCTGGCCGGATTAACCTACTCCGCTAACAATTATGTGCGCTGGAAAGATGAGTATCTGGCTCAGGATAGCCAGTACCACCCTTGA
- a CDS encoding amino acid ABC transporter permease has product MRHHRPAVKADLSFSNPSVRAWLYQIVAIAFVIGVAVYLIHNTITNLDSRGITSGFAFLDRAAGFGIVQHLIDYDQGDTYGKVFVVGLLNTLLVSVLCIVFATFIGFFVGLARLSDNWLVRKLSTFYIETFRNIPPLLQIFFWYFAVLRNLPGPRQALDAFGLMYLSNRGLSLPAPIMGEGLLAFAVAILCALVVSAGLYRYNKMHQMRTGQIRRTWPATIVLIVALPLLAHLIFGAALHWDIPALHGFNFSGGIVLIPELAALTLALSVYTSVFIAEIIRSGIQSVPFGQHEAALSLGLPKQVTLRQVIVPQALRVIIPPLTSQYLNIVKNSSLAAAIGYPDMVSLFAGSVLNQTGQAIETIAITMSVYLLISLVISLLMNVYNRRIALVER; this is encoded by the coding sequence ATGCGTCATCACCGCCCAGCCGTGAAGGCCGACTTATCTTTTTCTAATCCCTCGGTTCGCGCCTGGCTGTATCAAATCGTCGCCATCGCCTTTGTTATTGGTGTGGCGGTTTATTTGATTCACAACACCATTACCAACCTGGACAGCCGCGGTATTACCTCCGGTTTTGCCTTTCTCGATCGCGCCGCCGGGTTTGGCATCGTCCAGCATCTGATTGATTACGATCAGGGAGATACCTACGGCAAAGTCTTTGTTGTTGGGCTGCTAAATACCCTGCTGGTGTCTGTCTTGTGCATTGTATTCGCTACGTTTATCGGCTTCTTTGTCGGCCTGGCACGACTCTCTGATAACTGGCTGGTGCGTAAACTCTCTACCTTTTATATAGAGACGTTTCGCAACATCCCCCCACTGCTGCAAATTTTCTTCTGGTACTTTGCCGTCCTCCGTAATCTGCCGGGCCCACGCCAGGCTTTGGATGCCTTCGGCCTGATGTATTTGAGTAATCGTGGCCTGTCTCTTCCGGCTCCGATTATGGGGGAAGGCCTGCTGGCATTTGCGGTTGCCATTCTGTGTGCGCTGGTCGTCTCTGCGGGCCTGTATCGCTATAACAAAATGCACCAAATGAGAACCGGGCAGATTCGTCGTACCTGGCCCGCGACGATCGTCTTGATCGTTGCACTCCCGCTGCTGGCGCATTTGATCTTCGGGGCAGCCCTTCATTGGGATATCCCGGCTCTGCACGGTTTCAACTTCAGCGGCGGGATTGTACTTATTCCTGAGCTGGCGGCTTTAACGCTGGCGTTGTCTGTTTACACCTCGGTGTTCATCGCGGAAATCATTCGTTCAGGTATTCAGTCCGTCCCCTTTGGCCAGCACGAGGCGGCTTTGTCCCTGGGTCTGCCTAAGCAGGTCACGCTGCGCCAGGTGATTGTGCCCCAGGCGCTGAGAGTCATCATTCCGCCTTTGACCAGCCAGTACCTGAACATCGTCAAAAACTCTTCCCTGGCAGCGGCCATAGGTTATCCGGATATGGTGTCTTTGTTTGCCGGCAGCGTGCTGAATCAGACGGGCCAGGCAATAGAAACCATCGCTATCACGATGTCCGTTTATTTGCTTATCAGCCTGGTTATTTCGCTGCTGATGAACGTCTATAACCGCCGCATTGCCCTGGTCGAGCGTTAA
- a CDS encoding DUF1488 domain-containing protein — MNQAIHFPDREVWDEAQQAIRFPALVQGFRVECAISSRAIASRFGGNGAEEWLSLFREHRWDLEEEAEDLIESEQEGDQGWYWLS; from the coding sequence GTGAACCAGGCCATTCATTTTCCGGATCGTGAAGTCTGGGATGAAGCGCAGCAGGCTATCCGTTTTCCTGCGCTGGTGCAGGGATTCCGGGTTGAGTGTGCGATAAGCTCACGGGCTATTGCCAGCCGCTTCGGCGGCAATGGCGCCGAAGAATGGCTTTCTTTGTTTCGGGAACATCGTTGGGATCTTGAAGAAGAAGCCGAAGACCTGATCGAAAGTGAGCAGGAAGGCGATCAAGGGTGGTACTGGCTATCCTGA